A genomic stretch from Podospora pseudoanserina strain CBS 124.78 chromosome 3, whole genome shotgun sequence includes:
- a CDS encoding hypothetical protein (EggNog:ENOG503P5DN) codes for MAGPGFDPNEIHNFLRTYPSSDYTGVYGYSQNPYSDGVETPRYAVSIVSGDLPDGSEFDHTNADVQSSYTAAPSVASRAYTTTSTMQSSTASVFSRWDDQSSVGRTSIASGRRSIAAPPAPTNWAQQTGELWCEFSELKGCSATFRLDDEFGWIEHHVRHLREKLPVQSRCWFCDDYPFVAESPSDLYPRFYERMQHIRLHIDFERVTSDHMRPDFHVVEHMYRQRLIPEHTYRLAMQFDELPPQLQIPGTPGAAPPSSSSSMSRPSRNLSSQHRMDEIYSQGSGYRSRR; via the coding sequence ATGGCTGGCCCTGGTTTTGATCCCAACGAGATTCACAACTTTCTTCGCACGTATCCTTCAAGCGACTACACTGGAGTGTACGGCTATTCCCAGAATCCATACAGTGACGGTGTTGAGACTCCCCGATATGCAGTCTCGATAGTCAGCGGTGACTTGCCAGATGGTTCTGAGTTTGACCATACCAATGCTGACGTCCAATCGTCATATACAGCAGCGCCGAGCGTTGCGTCACGAGCATATACCACCACATCCACGATGCAGTCCAGTACAGCATCTGTATTCAGCCGATGGGATGACCAGAGCTCGGTAGGCAGAACTTCGATAGCGTCCGGACGAAGAAGTATTGCGGCGCCACCAGCTCCTACCAATTGGGCGCAGCAGACTGGTGAGCTGTGGTGCGAATTCAGCGAGCTCAAGGGCTGTTCGGCAACATTTCGACTTGATGACGAATTTGGTTGGATTGAACACCATGTCCGCCACTTGAGAGAGAAGTTGCCTGTGCAGTCACGTTGCTGGTTCTGCGATGACTACCCCTTCGTCGCCGAGTCCCCTAGCGACCTGTATCCCAGATTTTACGAGCGCATGCAGCATATCCGCTTGCATATAGATTTCGAGCGGGTGACAAGCGACCATATGCGTCCAGACTTCCACGTCGTCGAACATATGTATAGACAGCGTCTGATTCCCGAACACACTTATCGCCTCGCGATGCAGTTCGATGAGTTGCCGCCACAACTCCAGATCCCAGGGACGCCAGGCGCGGCTCCGccgtcatcgtcttcatcaatGTCACGACCATCGAGAAATTTGTCGAGTCAGCATCGAATGGATGAAATATACTCTCAAGGATCGGGATATCGGTCGAGACGATAG